The following are encoded in a window of Palaemon carinicauda isolate YSFRI2023 chromosome 31, ASM3689809v2, whole genome shotgun sequence genomic DNA:
- the LOC137624710 gene encoding craniofacial development protein 2-like → MVAKHGGGYDITEYRNSNEGGELSNGASHNLPHFALEAVIICYTPKNNTPEERKDEYYEELQSVIGKVTHRDMETLISDFNAKVGMDNQGIKNMMGVISFCSWYNLVIGGTFFQLRKILKYTWSSPCGNKKNQIERIAINKERKKNLRNVRSYKGEDIGSDYQFLITPLKLKLKAPNRKVDRMYRFDTTQPLEEVQKETFAIECRNQFAVLETLRDE, encoded by the exons atggtggccaaacatggcggcggttatgacatcacagagtaccgtaacagtaacgaaggaggagaacttagtaacggcgcCTCTCATAATTTGCCACACTtcgccctcgaagc TGTTATAATTTGCTATACCCCGAAAAATAatacccctgaagaaaggaaagatgaatactatgaggaactgcagagtgtaataggtaAGGTCACACATAGAGATATGGAAACTCTGAttagcgacttcaatgctaaagttggaatggataatcaagggataaagaatatgatgggagtcataagtttctgttcatggtacaatcttgtcattggaggtaccttTTTTCAACTCAGGAAGATCCTCAAGTACACATGGTCGTCACCGTGTGGCAATAAGAAAAATCAAATAGAacgcattgccattaataaagagagaaaaaagaatctacgaaatgtaagaagctataaaggtgaagatattggtagtgattaccagttCCTCATTACCccacttaaattaaaactgaaagcacccaacagaaaggtagatagaatgtataggtttgatacaactcaacCTTTAGAAGAAGTACAaaaagaaacctttgcaattgaatgtaggaatcaatttgcagtcttagagactttaagagacgaatag